The window AAGTCAACCATGAACCGTCGTACTCTGGGTGTGGGTGTTATCAACTACGCATACTACCTGGCGAAAAACGGTGTGAAATACTCGGATGGCAGTGCGAATGCCCTGACTCACCGCACCTTTGAGGCGATGCAGTACTACCTGCTGAAAGCGTCGGTGAACCTGGCTAAAGAGCAAGGCGCATGTCCGGCGTTTAACGAGACCAACTATGCGAAAGGTCTGCTGCCGATTGATACTTATAAGAACGATATCAATCTGATCTGTGACGAAGCCCTGCATTACGACTGGGATGCACTGCGCAGCGAGATCATGGAGCATGGTCTGCGTAACTCAACACTGACGGCTCTGATGCCTTCAGAAACGTCATCGCAGATTTCAAACGCAACCAACGGTATCGAGCCGCCACGTGGTTACGTTTCCGTAAAAGCGTCTAAAGATGGTATTCTGAAACAGGTTGTTCCTGAGTTCACTCGCCTGAAAGACAACTATGAACTGCTGTGGAACATTGGTTCAAATGATGGTTATCTGCACTTAGTCGGTATCATGCAGAAATTTGTTGACCAGGCAATTTCAGCTAATACTAACTATGACCCAAGTCGTTACGAAAGCGGCAAGGTTCCAATGAAGAAACTGCTTCAGGACCTGCTGACTGCGTATAAATTTGGTGTGAAAACACTGTACTACCATAACACTCGTGATGGTGCAAAAGACGATCAGAAAGATGCGGTTCAACCAGCCGACGACGATTGCGCAAGCGGTGCTTGTAAGATCTAATCAGATTTGAACTGACACTAATTGACTTGAATGCCCTCTGCTCTGCAGGGGGCGAAACGGATGAAGGCACAATGGCTTACAGTACTTTTACTCAAACAAAAAATAACCAACTTAAAGAACCTATGTTTCTGGGTCAGCCGGTTAACGTCGCACGCTACGACCAGCAGAAATACGATATTTTTGAAAAGCTGATTGAAAAACAGCTTTCTTTTTTCTGGCGTCCGGAAGAAGTTGATGTCTCCAGCGACCGTATCGACTACGCGAAATTGCCAGATCACGAGAAACACATTTTTATCTCCAACCTGAAATACCAGACCCTGCTTGACTCAATCCAGGGCCGCAGCCCGAACGTGGCTCTGCTGCCACTGGTCTCTATTCCTGAGCTGGAAACCTGGATTGAAACATGGTCATTCTCTGAAACCATCCACTCTCGTTCGTACACGCACATCATCCGTAACATCGTGAACGATCCTGCATTGGTATTTGACGACATCGTTGAGAATGAGCACATCATCAAGCGCGCGAAAGACATCGCTCACTTCTACGATGATCTGATCAAAATGAGTAACGACTACCACCGTTACGGTGAAGGTACCCATGAAATCAACGGCGAAACCGTTCACATCACGCTAAACGGCCTAAAGAAAAAGCTGTATCTGTGCCTGATGTCGGTTAACGCGCTGGAAGCGATTCGCTTCTACGTCAGCTTTGCCTGTTCATTCGCTTTTGCCGAACGTGAACTGATGGAAGGTAATGCGAAAATCATCAAGCTGATCGCCCGTGATGAAGCACTGCACCTGACCGGTACTCAGCACATGATCAACCTGCTGCGCAACGGTATGGATGATTTTGCTTTCCTGCAGATCGCTGAAGAGTGTAAGCAAGAGAGTTTTGATCTGTTCAAGGAAGCGGCTGAGCAAGAGAAAGAATGGGCAGAATATCTGTTCAAAGACGGCTCTATGATTGGTCTGAACAAAGACATCCTGTGTCAGTATGTTGAATACATCACCAACATTCGTATGCATGCGGTTGGTCTCGAGCCTGCGTACCCTGGTGCGACCAGCAACCCGATTCCTTGGATCAATGCCTGGTTGTCTTCTGACAACGTTCAGGTTGCGCCACAGGAAGCAGAAATCAGTTCTTACCTTGTCGGTCAAATCGACAACGAAGTCAAAGCCGATGACTTCGAGGGCTTTGAACTGTAATGGCTTCGATTAAAATCAACAAAATCGTCAACATTGAGTCTAATCCGTCCAATACGCTGCTCGAAACCATGGAGCAGGCCGGATTGAACCCTGAATACAACTGCCGGGACGGCCATTGTGGCGCCTGCCGCTGTACTCTGCTATCAGGTGAAGTCGAATACGTTGGTTTTGCTATGGCCTACACGGAAAGTGATGAAATCTTGCCGTGCATCTGTAAGGCCAAAACGGCTGTAGAGTTGGTCAACGTCAACTATCACGTCAAAGCCAAACGCGCCTAGTCGCCACTCAGTGATTTGGCGGTGTCAACGTCCGAACACTGAGCAACGTAATGAAAAAAGCCAGAGTAGTCACTCTGGCTTTTTAGTTGCGCTTTTTCTTCAACTCGCTGCCTGCCTCGACTCAAATCCATCCTCATACATCTGTTGTCGTCACTCATTAAAGTGAAGCAATACAGGTTCTTAAGTACAATACTCGCTTTAATTGCCACAATATTAGCTTTAGAGGAACAATATCAGCTTTAGAGAAACAATATAAAATGCAGGCATTAACAGCGGTTGTGTTCCTTCCCTACTTAAACTCACCACCTAAAATCTGATCGGCGGTACCCATAGAGACCGACTTATTGGCGATCTCTCTTCCACCATCATCATAGAGAGACAAACGATAGCCCTGATATTCGATCTGATTACTGTCTGCCGGGGCATGCAACCATAAAGAAACCACATCCCGATTCACACTCCCTACAGCCTCTCCCAGAATCACTTTCTGACTTGCCACTTCATACCAAACCAAAATCCTTGATTGATGGAACATACCAGCCTCCCGCTGAAATGGAACACAACAGAGCTTAGTTTAAGTGCAATCACACCAGCGGGATGCCTCAGATCTAAGACAGTTTTAGCATCACTCAATAAATCATGTGCTTAACATTTAGATAATTTTGGTATAACTGGAGGGGATAAAATCAGATGGGTAATAAGCAAATAATTCAATGCCTTATTACCCATCCCATAGATATACAATCAGTTGTTTATTACTCAGTTTATTAGCACTCAATTTATTGACGTTCGATTCATCACAAATCAGACCTACTGATTGACCGTTAACAGCCTGCTCAACCTTTAAGTACGTTGGCCGGCAAGTAGAGCTCTTTCAAGGTCGACAGCGAACCATACTGTGCCAGAACATTTTTACCGGACAAATAACGACGCAGCATATCAGCGGCAACGGTACCCATCAGCTCCTTTTGTTCCTGAGCGCTGAACGCTCGGCTGAATTTAAACAGTTGCCCCCACTCTCCCTGCGGAGACGAGAGCGCGACACTGAATGTGTCGTCATTCAGAGGGCCGGTCACCAGGGCCAGGTCGGTCGTGCATTTATCTTTGGTCGCCCCGGCCAGAGCAAACACCGCAGCGAGCGGGTCTTTTTCACCCAGTCCGGCGTCCGTACCATGACTCAGAACCCAACTATGGCCACTCAGCACTTCGACCTGCCCATTACTGAGCAACCAGTGCGATAACCAGCCTTTGGTTGCTTGTTCCGCTATCGACAATGAAAGACCTTTATCGGCCATCAAATGACCAATATGATCCAGCATAGTTTCATCAACACTCACCACATGCTGCTCCAGGTGGGAATAGATAAGCTGCAGTAATTTCACCCGCGTATCGAGATCACTCTTTGGTCCAAACAGCTTCACCTCAATAAACGGCATGTAGGAACGGTAACCCAGCACATAGCCCTGCGGCAGATGCAGTTTATCCAGTTTGTCTGCAATCCCCGATTCAGAGGAGCCAAAGGTATACAAACGACTACACTCCAGCCCGGCCTGGTCCGGATAGTTACGCTTCAGATCGGGCAGGATCTGCTCAACCACCATACGCTTAAACTCTTTTGGGACACCGGGCGTAAAATAGAACCAGCAATCGTTAATCTGCATTTTGAAACCACACGCGGTACCGATCGGGTTATCGATAATGGTCGCGTTTTCCGGCAACATCGCCTGCTTAATATTGCTTTCGGGCATGGTGCGGTTACGGGCTGCATAAAAAGCCTCCAGACGCTCCAGCCACTGCGGGAACAGAACCAGTGGCTGTTCAGCGGCCTGAGATGCCGCAGCCGCACTTAAATCGTCTGTGGTCGGTCCCAGGCCACCATTCACAATCACAATGTCGTTATTAAAGCTCAGCATCAGCATTTCTTCTGCTAATACAGGCTGTGCATCGCCGACAGTCGAACGCTTGGATAAAGAAAAGCCGTGTTCAAAAAATTCGCGGGACATCCAGGCTGCATTGGTATCGACGATGTCACCATGCAGTACTTCCTCACCGGTACTTAACATTGCTATTTTAAGCATAGATATAACCTTGTTGTTCTAATTGCGTCTGATAGTACAGACTGCTTGTTGTTTCACTATATCGCCGATCGACCGTATCTCTCTATTAGTTTCATGTCAATTTGCCAATTTCAAATCAATTTACCAATGTCATATCAGGCGAGGATGCGTCCCGGAGGTCTGATGCCTGGCGAGTAAGTTACAGAGCCTATCGTTCTAACCGGCAAAAGAACAGGCAGACGATTGCATCATTGCGGCGGACCAACTGAAAAACAATAACGCAACCAAGAAAAGCGCTCCCAAGCGCAACTGAAGTCAGCGTATGACGGGGAGCTAAACGAGAAGGATTAGAAGACGAGGATGGCAAGAGCAAAGTTAAATAAGCAATAAAGCGCCCGGAGGCGCTTTATTATCGATAAGTCATCGCAGGAGCAGTCTTCACAATAGATATAGAAGTCCGGTCATAAACTGTCTGCTCATATAACCAAGTATGCTTATGATCTTACAATGCTTACCGGGATCAGGTTTTGTCCGCAATCACCTGTAGCGCTTTCGCAACCACCTCATCCATCGGCTGGGCAATATCAATAAATATCGCTTCATCAGCGCCAGGCTCAATCAGAGTTTCAAACTGGCTACGCAGCATTTTCTCCCCCTGAAAATAGTGGTCTGCACGCTGACTTAAACGCGACCAGATAGTGTCGTAATCGCCTTGCAGATAGACGATCACTAACTCGTCATTATTCTCGCGTAAGATATCGCGATACTGCGGCTTAAGCGCCGAGCAGGCTATGACCGCTGAGTCATTATCAATAAACAGACGATTCAGCGTTTGCAGCCAACCGTAACGGTCGTCGTCGGTCAGAGGAATGCCCTGACTCATTTTGTCGACGTTGTGCTGGGGATGAAAGTCATCACCGTCAAAGAAGGTCAGACCCAGTTGCTGCGCAATCTGGCTGCCAACTGAGCTTTTGCCGCAACCGGATACACCCATTACTAAGATTTTTTTCGCTTTCATAGGACAATACTTCCCTGGGCCCCACTCAAATGGGGCCTTTGTGCTCAAATTGAAATTGGTCGCTTTAGGTTACTGCCACCACATCGCGAGTTGTGGGAACACAATAACCAGTCCCAGTACCAGAATTTGCATACAAATAAACGGAATCAGTGATGAGAAAATCAATCCCAGACTGATGTCCTTCGGCGCTACCGATTTGAGGTAGAAAGCTGCCGGACCGAATGGCGGTGACAGGAAAGAAACCTGCATGTTCAGACAGAACACAACACCAAACCAGATTGGGTCATAGCCCAGATTGATGATGATCGGTACGAAAATAGGCATGGTAAGCAGCGCTACCCCTACCCAATCGAGGAACATACCCAGTACCAGAAGAATCACCATCATAATCAGCAAAGTAGCAATGGCACTGCCACCCGACAGGGCCAGAATCGTCTCTTCAACAAAGTCGATACCGCCCATCAGGTTATACACCCCTACCAGCGCTGTCGCACCGATACCGATCCAGATGATCATCCCACAGGTACGCATAGTGGCGATGGCGCTCTCTTTTAGCATCGTCCAACCCATCTCACCGCGAATCACCGCACTGAGCATAATACCGACGACACCAAGCGCCGATGCTTCTGTGACCGATGCCACACCGGTGTAAATACTGCCTAATACCACCGCCACTGACAGTAACGGGAAAAACAGTGCTTTAAAGTAATTCGGGCGTTCGGTATCTTCTTCCAGCTCCTGCTGATCAAATTCTGGTGCCAGCGAAGGGTTCAGATAACAACGAATCAGTACATACGCCACATAACACATCGCCAGAATAAACGCCGGAACAAAGGCGGCTTTAAACAGGTCACCGATTGATACACTGGCGGTCATACCATAGATAATCAGGACGATACTTGGCGGCAACATGGTACCCAACGCACCACCGGCACAAGTTGTACCGATAGCCAGTTTGCGGTCATAACCAAGACGCAGCATCTGTGGCAGTGCCAGAATACCCAACAGAACGGTTTCACCACCGATAACGCCGGACATTGATGCCAAAAGTACCGCAACCAGTAGTGTTTGTACGGCGACACCGCCACGCACACGGCGCCCGACGGATTTCATCGCATCAAATAAATCGCGCGCAATCCCGGAGTGATCCAGCATCGCCGCCATCAGTACAAACATCGGAATAGCCAGGAAAATATAATCCGAAGCGAAGCTGTACATACGGCTGGTGATCAGAGGAATCGCATCGACACCAAACCATCCTAG is drawn from Vibrio sp. CDRSL-10 TSBA and contains these coding sequences:
- the nrdB gene encoding class Ia ribonucleoside-diphosphate reductase subunit beta, with amino-acid sequence MAYSTFTQTKNNQLKEPMFLGQPVNVARYDQQKYDIFEKLIEKQLSFFWRPEEVDVSSDRIDYAKLPDHEKHIFISNLKYQTLLDSIQGRSPNVALLPLVSIPELETWIETWSFSETIHSRSYTHIIRNIVNDPALVFDDIVENEHIIKRAKDIAHFYDDLIKMSNDYHRYGEGTHEINGETVHITLNGLKKKLYLCLMSVNALEAIRFYVSFACSFAFAERELMEGNAKIIKLIARDEALHLTGTQHMINLLRNGMDDFAFLQIAEECKQESFDLFKEAAEQEKEWAEYLFKDGSMIGLNKDILCQYVEYITNIRMHAVGLEPAYPGATSNPIPWINAWLSSDNVQVAPQEAEISSYLVGQIDNEVKADDFEGFEL
- the yfaE gene encoding class I ribonucleotide reductase maintenance protein YfaE, whose product is MASIKINKIVNIESNPSNTLLETMEQAGLNPEYNCRDGHCGACRCTLLSGEVEYVGFAMAYTESDEILPCICKAKTAVELVNVNYHVKAKRA
- a CDS encoding gluconokinase, whose product is MKAKKILVMGVSGCGKSSVGSQIAQQLGLTFFDGDDFHPQHNVDKMSQGIPLTDDDRYGWLQTLNRLFIDNDSAVIACSALKPQYRDILRENNDELVIVYLQGDYDTIWSRLSQRADHYFQGEKMLRSQFETLIEPGADEAIFIDIAQPMDEVVAKALQVIADKT
- a CDS encoding TRAP transporter large permease subunit, encoding MFDLSSIGIEWGSLLMLVMMIGLLLTGMQLAFVTGFVAIFFTLGWFGVDAIPLITSRMYSFASDYIFLAIPMFVLMAAMLDHSGIARDLFDAMKSVGRRVRGGVAVQTLLVAVLLASMSGVIGGETVLLGILALPQMLRLGYDRKLAIGTTCAGGALGTMLPPSIVLIIYGMTASVSIGDLFKAAFVPAFILAMCYVAYVLIRCYLNPSLAPEFDQQELEEDTERPNYFKALFFPLLSVAVVLGSIYTGVASVTEASALGVVGIMLSAVIRGEMGWTMLKESAIATMRTCGMIIWIGIGATALVGVYNLMGGIDFVEETILALSGGSAIATLLIMMVILLVLGMFLDWVGVALLTMPIFVPIIINLGYDPIWFGVVFCLNMQVSFLSPPFGPAAFYLKSVAPKDISLGLIFSSLIPFICMQILVLGLVIVFPQLAMWWQ
- a CDS encoding CinA family nicotinamide mononucleotide deamidase-related protein → MLKIAMLSTGEEVLHGDIVDTNAAWMSREFFEHGFSLSKRSTVGDAQPVLAEEMLMLSFNNDIVIVNGGLGPTTDDLSAAAASQAAEQPLVLFPQWLERLEAFYAARNRTMPESNIKQAMLPENATIIDNPIGTACGFKMQINDCWFYFTPGVPKEFKRMVVEQILPDLKRNYPDQAGLECSRLYTFGSSESGIADKLDKLHLPQGYVLGYRSYMPFIEVKLFGPKSDLDTRVKLLQLIYSHLEQHVVSVDETMLDHIGHLMADKGLSLSIAEQATKGWLSHWLLSNGQVEVLSGHSWVLSHGTDAGLGEKDPLAAVFALAGATKDKCTTDLALVTGPLNDDTFSVALSSPQGEWGQLFKFSRAFSAQEQKELMGTVAADMLRRYLSGKNVLAQYGSLSTLKELYLPANVLKG